A single genomic interval of Stieleria maiorica harbors:
- a CDS encoding TM2 domain-containing protein, protein MHATTDLYTNPGQTATEVTAPTHPVLIGYLYWILGIFGAHRFYFGRPVTGAIWFFTGGLLLIGWIVDLFLIPSMADDASRRYRPGRFDYTICWVLHTFLGLFGVHRLYLGKIFTGVLFLLTGGLLGVGFVYDLLTLNEQVDELNAEI, encoded by the coding sequence ATGCACGCTACGACCGACCTTTACACAAACCCAGGCCAGACCGCGACCGAGGTGACGGCTCCGACCCACCCGGTGTTGATCGGGTACCTGTACTGGATTCTGGGCATCTTCGGAGCGCACCGGTTTTATTTCGGCCGTCCTGTCACCGGCGCGATCTGGTTCTTTACCGGTGGATTGCTGTTAATCGGCTGGATTGTGGACCTGTTTCTGATCCCCTCGATGGCCGACGATGCCTCGCGTCGCTATCGACCGGGCCGGTTTGACTACACCATCTGCTGGGTGCTGCACACGTTCTTGGGACTGTTCGGCGTCCACCGGTTGTACCTGGGCAAGATCTTCACCGGGGTGCTGTTCCTGCTGACCGGTGGATTGCTCGGCGTCGGGTTCGTGTATGACCTGCTGACGCTGAACGAACAGGTCGATGAGTTGAACGCGGAGATCTGA
- a CDS encoding REP-associated tyrosine transposase, which yields MGRTRYKFDEDAYPHFVTCTINAWLPVFSNPDFVDIVLDSWRFLQRERSIQIEGWVVLENHLHWIGVGPLLGKRVGEFKSYTAKQILIEMQKRGYQTLLDQFRYFKRRYKNDQVHQLWQEGSHPKRIDTDQMMWQKLDYIHHNPVKRGYVDDPVHWRYSSARSYAGQQGLLEICQDWR from the coding sequence ATGGGCCGAACTCGCTACAAATTCGATGAAGATGCTTACCCCCATTTCGTAACATGCACCATCAACGCGTGGTTGCCGGTGTTCTCCAATCCTGACTTTGTGGATATCGTGCTTGATTCCTGGCGGTTTTTACAACGGGAACGGAGCATTCAAATCGAAGGTTGGGTCGTCCTGGAAAACCATTTGCATTGGATCGGCGTCGGGCCATTGCTCGGGAAGCGTGTGGGGGAATTCAAATCCTACACTGCAAAGCAGATTCTGATTGAGATGCAGAAACGGGGTTATCAGACGCTGCTTGACCAGTTTCGCTACTTCAAACGACGCTACAAGAATGACCAGGTTCATCAACTTTGGCAGGAGGGAAGTCATCCCAAGCGGATTGATACCGACCAGATGATGTGGCAAAAATTGGATTACATTCACCACAATCCGGTCAAGCGAGGTTATGTCGATGATCCGGTCCATTGGCGATATTCAAGCGCGCGAAGCTACGCTGGACAGCAGGGGCTGTTAGAGATCTGCCAGGACTGGCGTTAG
- a CDS encoding glycosyltransferase family 2 protein — translation MNGFPGSATFVIPTMDEQDTVGTLVEKIDAACGGIGLPHDVLFIDDGSTDETWSRIEALAEQYDHVRGIRFRRNFGKAAALSAGFAQATGDVVFTMDADLQDDPVEIPAFIDKLNEGFDVVSGWKQKRKDALDKTLPSKVFNWLVSRMTGVHLHDHNCGFKAYRGPVTKDVTLYGERHRFVPVLAAARGWRIAEIPVVHHARQFGQSKYGVSRLAKGFLDLLSIFFLTTFGKRPFHFVGAIGLLFFLTGGFGLVYLAAMWVISRQLESMTDVDLHASALFYYCITALLLGAQMFLAGLLAELIVSLSDQSKTPYSILQDTQSPRETTERCPS, via the coding sequence ATGAACGGTTTTCCGGGATCCGCGACGTTCGTGATCCCCACCATGGACGAACAGGATACGGTGGGCACGTTGGTCGAGAAGATTGACGCGGCCTGTGGGGGCATCGGGTTGCCCCACGACGTGCTGTTCATCGACGACGGCTCGACCGACGAAACGTGGTCGCGAATCGAGGCACTTGCCGAGCAATATGATCACGTCCGCGGCATCCGTTTCCGGCGGAATTTTGGCAAAGCGGCCGCGCTATCGGCCGGGTTCGCCCAAGCCACCGGGGACGTCGTGTTCACCATGGACGCCGATCTGCAAGACGATCCGGTGGAGATTCCCGCGTTCATCGACAAGCTGAACGAAGGCTTTGATGTCGTCAGCGGATGGAAACAGAAACGCAAGGACGCGCTCGACAAGACGTTGCCCAGCAAAGTCTTTAACTGGCTGGTCAGCCGCATGACCGGTGTGCACCTCCATGACCACAACTGCGGGTTCAAGGCCTATCGCGGTCCGGTGACCAAGGACGTCACCTTATACGGCGAACGACACCGTTTCGTGCCCGTGTTGGCCGCAGCCAGGGGGTGGCGAATCGCCGAGATCCCGGTCGTTCACCATGCCCGCCAGTTCGGCCAGTCCAAGTACGGTGTCTCGCGACTGGCCAAAGGATTCCTGGACCTGCTGTCGATCTTCTTCCTGACAACGTTCGGCAAGCGACCGTTCCACTTCGTCGGGGCGATCGGATTGCTGTTCTTTTTAACCGGAGGCTTCGGCCTGGTCTATTTGGCCGCGATGTGGGTGATCTCGCGACAATTGGAATCGATGACCGACGTCGATCTGCACGCCTCGGCATTGTTTTATTACTGTATCACCGCGCTGCTGCTGGGCGCCCAAATGTTCTTGGCCGGATTGCTGGCCGAGCTGATCGTGTCGCTGTCGGATCAATCCAAGACCCCGTACAGCATTTTGCAAGACACACAATCGCCGCGTGAAACGACCGAGCGCTGTCCGTCATGA